The Streptomyces sp. cg36 genomic interval CACGCCTGTACGCGCACCCCGGGCAGCCTGCGGTGCATCCCGTCGACCAGCCAGCGCGCCCTGGGGTAGCGGGTCACCGGCAGCGTCCCGTCGTGCTCCAGCGGCCCGGCGTGGACGTACAGGTCGTGTATCCCGGTGTTCCGCACGCGCGCGGCGAACGCGTCCAGGTCGGCCTCGCTCTTGCGGCCGTCCACCCAGGCGTGGCCGAGCCAGATGGCGTCCCGGCCACGGGTTCTGGTGCCGTCCCCGGGGTCGCCCGCGTAGCTGCTGCGCAGCGCCACCGCGCCGACCACCATGGGTGCCATCACCAGGAGCACGGCCGCCAGCGCGGCACGCCGCACCCACGTCCGTGCCGGGCGCCGGAACCAGCGGCGCAGGCCGTCCACTCCGGCCGATATAGCTGTCCGCACGAGTACCCCTGACTGTCAGTGTGCCGTGGAAGTATGACCTCCCGGTGGCCTGCGGCCCAACGAGCGGGGCTCACCGCGGCGCGCTGCCGTCCGGTCCGGGGCCCGCCGCCCGGTCGCGGAGCGGCAGATACCGCCATACGCTCACAAATGTGACGCCGCCTGTCAGTCGCACCAGGCCCCGCGGAGCCGTCCGGGCCGGCCGGGCCGGCGGGGCACTCGTGGCCGCGCTGCTGGCCGCGTGGCCGATCGTGCCCGGCGCCGCTCCCGCGCGCGCCGCGGAGCTGACCGCCGGGGCGAGCGTCGCCGAGGATCCGGTGCCGCTCGCCACCCACGGCCAGATCACCGACCTCGCCGACGCGCTGGGGCAGCGCGCGCCCGTGGTGGGCGCCGCCCTGGAGCGCCTCCACGAGAACCGCCGCGTACAGCTCTTCGTGGTCTACGTGGACGACTTCTCCGGCCGCCCGGCGCAGGCGTGGGCCGACACCACGGCCCAGCTGAACGGGCTCGGCCGGGACGACGTACTGCTGGCCGTCGCCACCGGCACGCGCGCGTACGCGTACTCGGTGGACGAGGGGTTCCGGCTCAGCGACGGCGTCCTCGGCCAGGTCGCCCGCACCTCCATCGAGCCCGCGCTGCGGCGCGGCGACTGGGCCGGGGCGGCGATCGGCGCGGCCGACGGCTACGACGCGGCGCTGGCCCGGCCGTCCCAGCACGACGACTCGGTCTCGGCCAGCGACTACGTGCTGCCCGTCGTCGTCCTGGGCGCCGCGGGCGCGGTGGCGGCGTACGCGTACGCGCGCAGGAAGCACCGCGCCACCACCCGGACCACGCCCGCCGCGACCCAGGGGGCGGGCGCCGGGGAGACGGACGGCTCGACGCCGCCGACCGCCCTCGCCGAGCTGGACGCAGAGTCCCGCGAAGCGCTGACCACCACCGAGGACGCCATCCTTACGAGTGAGGAGGAACTGGGTTTCGTGGTGGCCCAGTTCGGGGACGGGGCGGCGCGCCCGTTCACCGAGGCCGTCGCGGACGCCCGCTCCGAGCTGGCCGCGGGGTACCAGCTGCGCGGAGAGCTGGACTACGGCGAGCGGCGGCCCGACCCGGGCGATCCGGGGGCCGTGGAGGCGCGGCGGGCGGCACTCACCGCGATCCTGGAGCACTGCGCGAACGCCCGACTGCGGCTGGAGGCGCGGGCCCCGGACCTCCACGCCCTGCGCGCCCCGGAACAGCGGGCCCCGCAGGCGCTGGAGGCCGTCGAGACCGCCTTCCGCACCCTCACCGGGCAGACCGCGGCGGCCGATTCGGCGCTGACCGCACTGCGCCGGCGGTACGCGCCCTCGGCGACCGCGCCGGTCTCGGGCCACGTCGAGGAGGCCAAGGAGCGGCTCGTCCTCGCCACGACCGCGCTGGGCCGCGCCCACCAGGCCCTGGCCACGGACGACCGGAAGGGCGCGGCGACGTGCGTACGGGCCGCCGAGGGCGCGGTGGCCCAGGCGGCCGTACTGGTGACGGCCGTCGAACGGCGGGGCCGTGAACTCGCGGACACGGAGCAGCGGTTGCCCGCCCTGCTCGCCGCGACCGGGGCGGACCTGGCGGAGGCGCACCGCGCCCTGGACGCGGCCGGGGACGACGCCGCCGCACCGCGCGGCCCGGTCACCCGCGCCGAGGCCGTCCTGAACGGCGTCCGCCAGGAACGCGCGGAGGGGCCGTACGACCCGATCGACGCCCTGCGCAGGATCGTGGCGGCGGACGCGGCGCTGGGCGAGGCGCTGTTCGAGATGCCGGGCGGGGACGGGGAGTCGGGCGGTGGCGGGGAGTCGGGCCGGGCCGTGGCGGAGCCCTCCGCCGGGGACCCGTCGGGCGCACGGAAGCGCGAGGACGGCTCGCGGCACGCCCGCACGCTCCTGGACGCGGCGACACTGACGGCCCGCGCGGCCGTCGCGGCGGCGTGCGACCAACTGGCCGTGGACCGGGGCGCGGTGGGCGGAGAGGCCCGCACCCGGCTCGCGGAGGCCCGGCGCCTGCTCGGATCGGCCGCCGCCGGGGCCGCCTCGGACGCACCCGCCGCCCTGGCCTCGGCCCGCCGCGCGGACACCCTGGCCCGGCAGGCCCAGGACCTCGCCGAGGCGGACGTACGGGCCTACCGCGACGCCCGCGACGCCCGCGACTCCGGCGACTCCGGCGACTCCGGCGAAAAAGCGGATGGAAGTGACGCCGGAGGTGGGAACCGATCCGGGCCGAGCGGTGTATCAGGAGCAGGAGGCGGGCGGTAAGGAGCGGATCCCGGGCAGGCGGTGCCCGGGATCGGATCAGGAAAGGGATTGGTTCGGCGCAAGGAGAGAGCCATGAGCGACAGGCAGTCGGTACTGGGCCGAGTCGTCCAGCTGGCCAAGGCCGACATCGACGCGCTCCTCGACCAGGCCGAGGACCCGCAGAAGATGCTGGACCAG includes:
- a CDS encoding TPM domain-containing protein produces the protein MAALLAAWPIVPGAAPARAAELTAGASVAEDPVPLATHGQITDLADALGQRAPVVGAALERLHENRRVQLFVVYVDDFSGRPAQAWADTTAQLNGLGRDDVLLAVATGTRAYAYSVDEGFRLSDGVLGQVARTSIEPALRRGDWAGAAIGAADGYDAALARPSQHDDSVSASDYVLPVVVLGAAGAVAAYAYARRKHRATTRTTPAATQGAGAGETDGSTPPTALAELDAESREALTTTEDAILTSEEELGFVVAQFGDGAARPFTEAVADARSELAAGYQLRGELDYGERRPDPGDPGAVEARRAALTAILEHCANARLRLEARAPDLHALRAPEQRAPQALEAVETAFRTLTGQTAAADSALTALRRRYAPSATAPVSGHVEEAKERLVLATTALGRAHQALATDDRKGAATCVRAAEGAVAQAAVLVTAVERRGRELADTEQRLPALLAATGADLAEAHRALDAAGDDAAAPRGPVTRAEAVLNGVRQERAEGPYDPIDALRRIVAADAALGEALFEMPGGDGESGGGGESGRAVAEPSAGDPSGARKREDGSRHARTLLDAATLTARAAVAAACDQLAVDRGAVGGEARTRLAEARRLLGSAAAGAASDAPAALASARRADTLARQAQDLAEADVRAYRDARDARDSGDSGDSGEKADGSDAGGGNRSGPSGVSGAGGGR